A genomic window from Thioalkalivibrio sp. ALJ12 includes:
- a CDS encoding phenylacetate--CoA ligase family protein: protein MSLAFGALLPWLSGPREYAALRRAERLSLPALQRLQAERIASLLVHARDDVPYYREILPDADTIAADPLATLLSLPILDKDTIRREGERLCAQQPRPGLRRNTSGGSTGEPATFYQDTAYRRWGRATKALFDGWTGYRPGQPKAVLWAASRDLTAPRGTRRLAERLKNRTLLNAYRMDPETMDAHLEQLRAAPPRQLQIYAESGHELARHALRRGVRVPGIGSVLSSAGTLFPDMRETIEKAFDAPVFNRYGSREVGDIACECEHHRGLHVNPLTQYLEILDDDGRPTPPGTPGRVVVTSLTNHSMPLLRYAIGDLASWSGQTCDCGREWPLLEGVWGRVTDHIRGANGAVVFGGWLRQLLYPEDWIGQYQWVQHAADHIRLRLIPIDRAPQGEREQRLQARLAPEIREQLGAGTRLDIDRVNEIPPSPSGKHLHVISELQENRQ, encoded by the coding sequence ATGTCCCTGGCCTTTGGTGCCCTCCTCCCCTGGCTCTCCGGCCCGCGCGAATATGCCGCGCTGCGCCGGGCCGAGCGGCTGTCCCTGCCCGCCCTGCAGCGCCTGCAGGCCGAGCGGATCGCAAGCCTGCTGGTACACGCGCGCGACGACGTGCCGTACTACCGCGAAATCCTGCCAGATGCGGACACCATCGCCGCCGATCCGCTGGCCACGCTGCTGTCGCTGCCCATCCTCGACAAGGACACCATCCGTCGCGAAGGCGAGCGCCTGTGCGCACAGCAACCCCGCCCCGGGCTGCGGCGCAACACCTCGGGGGGCTCCACCGGCGAGCCCGCCACGTTCTACCAGGACACCGCCTATCGCCGCTGGGGTCGCGCCACCAAGGCCCTGTTCGACGGCTGGACCGGCTACCGCCCGGGTCAGCCCAAGGCCGTGCTGTGGGCGGCTTCGCGCGACCTGACCGCACCCCGGGGCACCCGCCGCCTCGCCGAACGCCTGAAGAATCGCACCCTGCTGAACGCCTACCGCATGGATCCGGAGACGATGGACGCGCACCTCGAGCAGCTGCGCGCCGCACCGCCCAGACAGTTGCAGATCTACGCGGAGAGTGGCCACGAACTCGCCCGGCACGCCCTGCGCCGGGGGGTCCGTGTGCCGGGTATCGGCAGTGTCCTGAGCTCGGCCGGCACCCTCTTTCCCGATATGCGCGAGACCATCGAGAAGGCATTCGATGCCCCCGTGTTCAACCGCTACGGCTCGCGCGAGGTTGGGGACATCGCCTGCGAATGCGAGCACCACCGCGGGCTGCACGTGAATCCGCTGACCCAGTACCTGGAGATCCTCGACGACGACGGCCGTCCGACGCCACCCGGAACCCCCGGGCGGGTCGTGGTCACCTCGCTGACGAACCACAGCATGCCCCTGTTGCGCTATGCAATCGGCGACCTGGCCAGCTGGTCCGGCCAGACCTGCGATTGCGGCCGGGAATGGCCGCTGCTGGAGGGGGTATGGGGACGCGTGACCGACCACATCCGCGGCGCCAACGGTGCCGTCGTGTTCGGCGGGTGGCTGCGCCAGTTGCTGTACCCGGAAGACTGGATCGGACAGTACCAGTGGGTCCAGCACGCGGCAGATCATATCCGCCTGCGCCTGATCCCCATCGACCGTGCCCCGCAGGGAGAACGCGAACAGCGCCTGCAGGCACGTCTGGCGCCCGAGATCCGCGAGCAACTCGGCGCGGGCACACGCCTGGATATTGATCGTGTAAACGAGATCCCGCCATCGCCCAGCGGCAAGCACCTGCATGTGATCAGCGAGTTGCAGGAGAACCGGCAGTGA
- a CDS encoding sugar-transfer associated ATP-grasp domain-containing protein translates to MTHVQSQPLQIKNSGRIARTIARAVYLRHLQKSRKIAIQWREKLIRAHGESAVTRPVLQRIKRYATDTYGSESWWPWLAAYTEVRREFVEGWIGDDYYTESLNPLWNRQDIRRLSGLKTMDSRLFPDSVVPPVFVRVGGQYLDAQGTPEPLETALSRLESGKSYVIKPDEGRQGLGVTFTAAEQVAEELGKVPGNCIVQPLIEQHPDIARINASSVNTLRVLTFLDPESGELRILNHFLRLGREGQRTDNVSTGGYFVGVDGEGWLDGHLRDPVCVSIGSVHPDSGVDVKDCRIPNFGAVRELCLNAHRRIPYLRFIGWDVCIQANSEPVILEWNAEQVAWSRNESCFGPLLPSVPRGYPR, encoded by the coding sequence GTGACGCACGTTCAATCCCAGCCGCTGCAGATCAAGAACAGCGGCCGCATCGCCCGCACCATTGCGCGCGCGGTCTATCTGCGCCACCTGCAAAAGTCGCGCAAGATCGCCATCCAGTGGCGCGAGAAGCTGATCCGCGCCCACGGCGAGTCCGCGGTCACGCGCCCGGTCCTGCAGCGGATCAAGCGCTATGCGACCGACACCTACGGGAGCGAGTCCTGGTGGCCGTGGCTGGCCGCCTACACCGAGGTGCGGCGCGAGTTTGTCGAGGGATGGATCGGCGACGACTACTACACCGAGTCCCTGAACCCGCTCTGGAACCGGCAGGACATCCGCCGCCTGAGCGGGCTCAAGACCATGGATTCGCGCCTGTTCCCGGACAGCGTCGTGCCCCCGGTCTTCGTGCGCGTGGGCGGCCAGTACCTGGATGCCCAGGGGACGCCGGAACCACTGGAAACCGCCCTCTCCCGACTCGAGTCCGGCAAGAGCTATGTGATCAAGCCCGACGAGGGTCGCCAGGGCCTCGGCGTGACCTTCACCGCCGCCGAACAGGTGGCCGAGGAACTCGGCAAGGTCCCCGGAAACTGCATCGTACAGCCCCTGATCGAGCAGCATCCGGATATCGCGCGGATCAACGCCAGCTCGGTCAATACGCTGCGGGTTCTGACCTTCCTCGATCCGGAATCCGGCGAGCTGCGCATCCTGAACCATTTCCTCCGCCTGGGCCGCGAGGGGCAGCGCACCGACAACGTCTCCACCGGTGGTTACTTCGTCGGTGTCGATGGCGAGGGCTGGCTGGACGGCCATCTGCGCGACCCGGTCTGCGTCAGCATCGGCTCGGTCCACCCGGACAGCGGCGTGGACGTGAAGGACTGCCGGATCCCCAACTTCGGGGCGGTACGCGAGCTGTGCCTGAACGCCCATCGCCGCATCCCCTATCTGCGCTTCATTGGCTGGGACGTCTGCATTCAGGCCAACAGCGAGCCCGTAATCCTCGAGTGGAATGCGGAGCAGGTGGCCTGGTCGCGCAACGAGTCCTGCTTCGGACCCTTGCTGCCCTCGGTCCCGCGCGGCTATCCGCGTTGA
- a CDS encoding ABC transporter ATP-binding protein, producing MGVYRKTLQLLTPAEKRRGGLVLGLMMIMAVLETAGVASIMPFLSVLGNPELVNTNPVLNQLYRGLGFNSVDQFIFALGAAAFALILFSAVFRTLTHYAMNRFIEMRRHSLGKRLLETYLRQPYAFFLNRHSGDMAKSILSEVDQLVLNVFRPGITMIAYLVVTIAIVALLIVVDPWLALGVAVVIGGVYGTIFVFVRGLLGRIGRDRSLANKERFTAAGEALGGIKDIKLLGREHAYLSRFDAPSKRQARHQATNQTISQVPKFLIEAIGFGGIIGLTLILLHTQGGTGTDALGEILPILGLYAFAGYRLLPAAQHIYAGLAKLRFGAAAVESVTEDLREREALAELHRRAPQPLVPRKTIALKGIDFTYPGGHRPALQSINLEIPVGTSVGIIGTTGSGKTTLVDVLLGLLRPTEGAISVDGQPVTDANLRAWQQSLGYVPQDIFLTDSTVAENIALGIPAAQIDHDRVERCARMAQVHDFIVQDMPEQYATMVGERGVRLSGGQRQRIGIARALYHDPDVLVFDEATSALDTATERAVMEAIESLSRSKTIILIAHRLSTVRACDQVAHLERGSFASVGRFDELVTHTEADNPQVQSVPGPAASGTHG from the coding sequence ATGGGGGTCTACCGCAAGACGCTGCAGCTGCTCACCCCGGCGGAAAAGCGCCGGGGTGGGCTCGTGCTGGGGCTGATGATGATCATGGCGGTACTGGAGACCGCCGGGGTCGCATCGATCATGCCGTTCCTGTCCGTATTGGGTAACCCGGAGCTGGTCAACACCAACCCCGTACTGAACCAGCTCTATAGGGGGCTGGGATTCAACTCGGTGGATCAGTTCATCTTCGCCCTGGGTGCGGCGGCCTTCGCGCTGATCCTGTTCTCGGCGGTATTCCGCACGCTCACGCACTACGCGATGAACCGCTTCATCGAGATGCGCCGTCACAGCCTTGGCAAGCGTCTGCTGGAGACCTACCTGCGCCAGCCGTATGCGTTCTTCCTGAACCGTCATAGCGGCGACATGGCCAAGAGCATCCTGTCCGAGGTCGACCAGCTGGTGCTGAACGTCTTCCGTCCCGGGATCACGATGATCGCCTACCTGGTCGTAACCATCGCCATCGTGGCACTGCTGATCGTTGTGGATCCGTGGCTCGCGCTGGGGGTCGCGGTCGTGATCGGTGGGGTATACGGGACGATCTTCGTGTTCGTGCGCGGCCTGCTCGGGCGCATCGGCCGTGATCGCTCGCTCGCCAACAAGGAACGCTTCACGGCCGCCGGCGAGGCCCTCGGCGGCATCAAGGACATCAAGCTGCTGGGTCGCGAACACGCATACCTGTCGCGCTTCGATGCTCCCTCCAAGCGCCAGGCCCGGCACCAGGCGACCAACCAGACCATCTCCCAGGTCCCCAAATTCCTGATCGAGGCGATCGGCTTCGGCGGCATCATCGGGCTCACCCTGATCCTGCTGCATACCCAGGGCGGCACCGGTACGGATGCGCTGGGCGAGATCCTGCCGATCCTCGGGCTGTACGCCTTTGCCGGCTACCGCCTGCTGCCGGCCGCGCAGCACATCTACGCGGGCCTGGCGAAGCTTCGCTTCGGCGCCGCCGCCGTGGAAAGCGTGACCGAGGACCTGCGCGAACGCGAGGCCCTGGCGGAACTGCATCGCCGGGCCCCCCAGCCGCTCGTCCCGCGCAAGACCATCGCGCTCAAGGGCATCGACTTTACCTATCCGGGCGGCCACCGCCCCGCGCTGCAGTCCATCAACCTGGAGATCCCGGTCGGTACATCGGTCGGGATCATCGGCACCACCGGCTCCGGCAAGACCACGCTGGTCGATGTCCTGCTGGGCCTGTTGCGCCCGACCGAGGGCGCCATCTCGGTGGATGGCCAGCCGGTCACGGATGCCAACCTGCGCGCCTGGCAGCAGTCCCTGGGCTACGTCCCCCAGGACATCTTCCTGACCGACTCGACCGTGGCCGAGAACATCGCCTTGGGGATTCCCGCCGCGCAGATCGACCACGATCGCGTCGAGCGCTGCGCGCGCATGGCACAGGTGCATGACTTCATCGTTCAGGACATGCCGGAGCAGTACGCCACGATGGTGGGCGAGCGTGGCGTGCGCCTGTCCGGGGGCCAGCGCCAGCGCATCGGGATCGCCCGCGCCCTCTACCACGACCCCGACGTCCTGGTGTTCGACGAGGCCACCAGTGCCCTGGACACCGCAACCGAACGCGCCGTGATGGAGGCGATCGAGTCCCTGTCACGCAGCAAGACCATCATCCTGATCGCGCACCGCCTGAGTACCGTGCGCGCCTGCGATCAGGTCGCCCACCTGGAACGGGGATCGTTCGCCTCCGTTGGCCGCTTCGACGAGCTGGTCACTCACACCGAGGCAGATAACCCCCAGGTCCAGTCCGTCCCCGGCCCCGCGGCCTCCGGCACCCATGGCTGA
- a CDS encoding NAD-dependent epimerase — MKVLITGAAGFIGSHLALRLLERGDTVIGVDDMNDYYDPSLKRARLDRIRALPASRQRFVFEHEDIADRAAMERVFREHRPERVVNLAAQAGVRYSLENPAAYVDTNLVGFGNILEGCRHNGVEHLVYASSSSVYGANTTMPFSVHDNVDHPLSLYAASKKANELMAHTYAHLYQLPVTGLRFFTVYGPWGRPDMALFLFTKKILAGEPIDVFNYGHHRRDFTYIDDIVEGVIRTLDRPAQPNLDWTGAEPDSATSAAPYRLYNIGAHRPVELMHYIEVLEDCLGCKAEKNLLPLQPGDVPDTYADVEALRADTGYEPTTSVEEGVARFVEWYLGYYRAAA, encoded by the coding sequence ATGAAAGTCTTGATCACCGGCGCGGCAGGTTTTATCGGCTCCCATCTGGCCCTGCGCCTGCTGGAGCGTGGCGACACCGTGATCGGTGTCGACGACATGAACGACTACTACGACCCGAGCCTGAAGCGGGCCCGGCTGGACCGCATCCGCGCCCTGCCGGCATCCCGCCAGCGCTTCGTGTTCGAACACGAAGACATCGCCGACCGCGCGGCGATGGAGCGGGTGTTTCGCGAGCATCGCCCGGAGCGGGTGGTCAACCTGGCGGCTCAGGCCGGGGTGCGCTACTCGCTGGAAAACCCGGCGGCCTATGTCGACACCAACCTGGTCGGCTTCGGCAATATCCTGGAGGGCTGCCGGCACAACGGTGTGGAGCACCTGGTCTACGCCAGCTCCAGCTCCGTCTACGGCGCCAACACCACGATGCCGTTCTCGGTGCACGACAACGTCGACCACCCGCTGAGCCTCTACGCGGCGAGCAAGAAGGCCAACGAGCTGATGGCGCATACCTATGCGCATCTGTACCAGCTCCCGGTGACGGGCCTGCGCTTCTTTACCGTCTACGGCCCCTGGGGCCGGCCGGACATGGCGCTGTTCCTGTTCACGAAGAAGATCCTGGCGGGCGAGCCGATCGACGTCTTCAACTACGGCCACCACCGCCGTGACTTCACCTACATCGACGACATCGTCGAGGGCGTGATCCGCACGCTGGATCGTCCGGCGCAGCCCAACCTCGACTGGACCGGCGCCGAGCCCGACTCGGCCACCAGTGCGGCACCCTACCGGCTGTACAACATCGGGGCCCATCGCCCGGTGGAGCTGATGCACTACATCGAGGTGCTGGAGGACTGCCTGGGCTGCAAGGCGGAGAAGAATCTCCTGCCGCTGCAGCCGGGCGACGTGCCGGACACCTACGCCGACGTCGAGGCGCTGCGCGCCGACACCGGCTATGAACCCACCACCTCGGTCGAGGAGGGCGTCGCCCGCTTCGTCGAGTGGTACCTGGGGTATTACCGGGCGGCCGCCTGA
- a CDS encoding polysaccharide export protein produces the protein MNVIPPVRWVLLLILLVTLGGCAWAPGGHIAERTSSAPVEDLVDIEPITFGLIRAQETRSVPPDLRRVSDEMAQDVAEYDYRIGRGDVLAVIVYEHPELTIPAGSERSAVESGNTVHPDGTIFYPYIGRVEVEGYTVSQVRDRIARDLATFVNEPQVEVRVAAFNSQKVQVTGSVREPGVQPVTNVPLTVLDAIHHSGGLSDDANWHEVILTREGEEIVISLYDMLRYGDMSQNRLLRDGDVLHVPDTAGQQVYVMGEVGDPQRLPLGRGQLTLMDALSQAGGFNENRADASGIFVIRRAPPESDKLATVYQLDARNSAALMLGAEFELEPLDIVYVTTTSLGRWNRVISQLLPTVSAVYQSSRTTRDVRRLSDDF, from the coding sequence ATGAACGTGATTCCCCCCGTACGCTGGGTCCTGTTACTGATCCTGCTGGTGACATTGGGTGGGTGTGCCTGGGCCCCTGGCGGGCACATTGCCGAGCGCACCTCCAGTGCCCCGGTGGAGGACCTGGTCGATATCGAGCCCATAACCTTTGGCCTGATCCGAGCCCAGGAGACTCGCTCGGTCCCGCCGGACCTTCGCCGTGTAAGCGACGAGATGGCACAGGACGTCGCTGAATACGACTACCGCATCGGTCGCGGCGACGTGCTGGCGGTCATCGTGTACGAGCACCCCGAGTTGACCATCCCCGCCGGGAGCGAGCGATCGGCCGTGGAGTCGGGGAATACCGTGCACCCGGACGGCACGATCTTTTACCCCTATATCGGGCGCGTGGAAGTCGAGGGGTACACGGTGTCGCAGGTGCGCGACCGTATTGCGCGCGATCTCGCCACCTTCGTGAACGAGCCCCAGGTCGAGGTGCGAGTGGCGGCCTTCAACTCGCAGAAGGTCCAGGTGACGGGCTCGGTACGCGAGCCCGGTGTGCAGCCGGTGACCAATGTCCCGCTGACGGTGCTGGATGCGATCCATCACTCGGGTGGGCTTTCCGACGATGCCAACTGGCACGAGGTGATCCTCACGCGGGAAGGCGAGGAGATCGTCATCTCGCTCTACGACATGCTGCGCTATGGCGACATGTCGCAAAACCGGCTCCTGCGTGACGGCGACGTGCTGCATGTCCCGGATACCGCCGGCCAGCAGGTCTACGTGATGGGCGAAGTGGGCGACCCGCAACGGCTGCCCCTGGGCCGCGGTCAGCTGACACTGATGGATGCGCTCAGCCAGGCCGGAGGGTTTAACGAGAACCGGGCGGACGCCAGCGGCATCTTCGTGATCCGCCGTGCGCCACCGGAGAGCGACAAGCTTGCGACCGTCTACCAGCTGGATGCGCGCAATTCCGCAGCGCTGATGCTGGGAGCCGAGTTCGAGCTGGAGCCGCTGGACATCGTGTATGTGACAACGACGTCGCTGGGCCGCTGGAATCGCGTGATCAGCCAGCTGCTGCCCACGGTCAGTGCCGTTTATCAATCCTCCCGTACCACGCGCGACGTGCGTCGCCTGTCGGATGACTTCTAG
- a CDS encoding low molecular weight protein-tyrosine-phosphatase → MFNRILVVCTGNICRSPVGEALLRERLPDRSVESAGLGAVVGEGVHPEARRLAEADGLDVTAHKARQIEADWLHHADLVLVMSEGQRQAVGGRHPEVLGKTMRFGHWLEGGRGRDIPDPYGKSPEVFAQAHALLVEAADAWARRLNR, encoded by the coding sequence ATGTTTAACCGGATTCTGGTGGTTTGTACCGGCAATATCTGCCGCAGTCCCGTGGGCGAGGCACTGCTGCGCGAGCGCCTGCCCGATCGCTCGGTGGAATCCGCGGGCCTTGGGGCGGTGGTCGGGGAGGGCGTCCACCCCGAGGCACGGCGCCTGGCCGAGGCCGACGGTCTGGACGTTACGGCGCACAAGGCCCGCCAGATCGAGGCGGACTGGCTGCATCACGCCGATCTGGTACTGGTGATGAGCGAGGGCCAGCGCCAGGCCGTCGGCGGGCGCCACCCCGAAGTGCTCGGCAAGACGATGCGATTTGGTCACTGGCTGGAAGGCGGCCGGGGCCGAGATATTCCCGATCCCTATGGCAAGAGCCCCGAGGTCTTTGCGCAGGCTCATGCCCTACTCGTGGAGGCTGCCGATGCCTGGGCACGGCGGCTGAACCGATGA
- a CDS encoding polysaccharide biosynthesis tyrosine autokinase: MTKNHSPGVPEGELDIGRLLGQLLDHKWLIIFITALFAIAGAVYATVSTPIYRADALVQVEDMGRFSSPLSSVREMLGQEPRVEAELQILRSRMVLGRTVDQEALDLVVRPHRMPVVGDYLVRRGMERPAFAQSSVWAGESINVGEFQVARAYEGRTFTLEVLDDDRYRLINGDHELGEGRIGEDVEFFEGDVRLRVAEMDAGPGARFDIQRRSRLAAINSLRGQFEVGQQGRESGVFSLTLTDPDPQHAQRILNTISQIYLTQNVQRKAAEAEKSLEFLEEKVPDVRDQLQTAEDALNEYRTERDSVDLSQETRAVLDRLVNLERQLNELEFEEAEISRRYTASHPTYAALIDKRQKLQEERNRLNQEVSALPETQQQILRLNRDVEVNQDIYVQLLNRMQEMDIARASTVGNVRILDDAQAGLSAVEPQRNLIVMLSTVFGGGLAIALVLVRGMFNRGVESQEEIEAIDLPVYASVPRSRAQENLLRRVKRSNQPRGYDVPGGVLASIDPADDSIEALRGLRSSLHFAMLEAENNRLVITGPSPNVGKSFVSVNLATVCAQAGQRVLIIDADLRKGHVHHAFGQRSDGGLSEFLAGQESLEGVLRRTDIQGLDYIARGSAPPNPSELLMSDRFSRMLEQLSRDYDLVLIDTPPILAVTDAAVVARQCSTTLMVVRFQLNPLREIESARRRLDAAGVDVRGCILNSIEYKASTSYGYGYYHYSYK; the protein is encoded by the coding sequence ATGACAAAGAACCATTCCCCCGGGGTGCCGGAAGGCGAACTGGATATTGGCCGACTGCTCGGCCAGTTGCTGGACCACAAGTGGCTGATCATTTTCATAACGGCACTGTTTGCCATTGCGGGCGCGGTATACGCCACGGTGTCCACCCCGATCTACCGCGCCGATGCACTGGTGCAGGTGGAGGACATGGGACGCTTCAGCAGCCCGTTGTCCAGTGTGCGCGAGATGCTGGGGCAGGAGCCGCGCGTCGAGGCCGAGCTGCAGATCCTGCGTTCACGCATGGTCCTCGGGCGCACGGTCGATCAGGAGGCACTGGATCTGGTGGTACGCCCGCACCGTATGCCGGTGGTGGGCGATTACCTCGTTCGCCGGGGCATGGAGCGCCCCGCCTTTGCTCAGTCCAGTGTCTGGGCGGGCGAGTCGATCAACGTGGGCGAGTTCCAGGTGGCCCGAGCCTACGAGGGGCGCACCTTTACGCTGGAGGTCCTGGATGACGATCGTTATCGCCTGATCAACGGGGATCACGAACTGGGCGAGGGGCGTATCGGCGAGGACGTGGAGTTCTTCGAGGGTGACGTGCGCCTGCGTGTGGCCGAAATGGATGCGGGGCCGGGTGCGCGTTTTGATATCCAGCGGCGTTCGCGCCTGGCGGCGATCAACAGCCTGCGTGGGCAGTTCGAGGTGGGGCAGCAGGGCCGCGAGAGTGGCGTGTTCAGCCTGACCCTGACCGATCCGGACCCGCAGCACGCCCAGCGCATCCTGAACACCATCAGCCAGATCTATCTGACGCAGAATGTTCAGCGCAAGGCCGCCGAGGCCGAGAAGAGCCTCGAGTTCCTCGAGGAGAAGGTCCCGGATGTGCGCGATCAGCTGCAAACCGCCGAGGATGCGCTGAACGAGTACCGCACGGAGCGCGACAGCGTGGATCTCTCGCAGGAGACCCGTGCCGTGCTCGACCGCCTGGTCAACCTGGAACGTCAGCTCAACGAGCTGGAGTTCGAGGAGGCCGAGATCTCCCGGCGGTACACGGCCAGCCATCCGACCTATGCGGCCCTGATCGACAAACGCCAGAAGCTGCAGGAGGAGCGCAACCGGCTGAACCAGGAGGTCAGCGCGCTGCCGGAGACCCAGCAGCAGATCCTGCGTCTCAACCGGGATGTGGAGGTCAACCAGGACATCTACGTCCAGCTGCTCAATCGCATGCAGGAGATGGATATCGCCCGCGCCAGCACGGTGGGCAATGTCCGCATCCTGGACGACGCCCAGGCGGGGCTGTCCGCGGTCGAACCGCAGCGCAACCTGATCGTGATGCTGTCCACGGTATTTGGTGGTGGCCTGGCGATCGCGCTGGTGCTGGTGCGCGGGATGTTCAACCGCGGGGTGGAATCGCAGGAGGAAATCGAGGCGATCGACCTGCCGGTGTATGCCAGCGTGCCGCGTTCCAGGGCGCAGGAGAACCTGCTGCGCCGCGTGAAACGGAGCAACCAGCCGCGCGGCTACGATGTCCCGGGGGGCGTGCTGGCCTCGATCGATCCGGCCGACGATTCAATCGAGGCACTGCGTGGCCTGCGCAGCAGCCTGCATTTCGCGATGCTGGAGGCCGAAAACAACCGCCTGGTGATTACCGGTCCGAGTCCGAATGTGGGCAAGAGCTTTGTCTCGGTTAACCTGGCGACCGTCTGTGCCCAGGCGGGGCAGCGCGTGCTGATCATCGACGCCGATCTGCGCAAGGGGCATGTACACCACGCCTTCGGTCAGCGCAGCGACGGGGGACTCTCGGAGTTTCTGGCGGGCCAGGAATCCCTGGAAGGCGTGCTGCGCCGCACGGACATCCAGGGGCTGGACTACATCGCCCGTGGCAGCGCGCCACCGAACCCGTCGGAGTTGCTGATGAGCGACCGTTTCAGCCGCATGCTGGAACAGCTCAGCCGGGATTACGACCTGGTGCTGATCGACACGCCGCCGATCCTGGCGGTCACCGATGCGGCCGTGGTCGCACGCCAGTGCTCGACCACCTTGATGGTGGTGCGCTTCCAGTTGAACCCGCTGCGCGAGATCGAATCGGCACGGCGCCGTCTCGATGCGGCGGGGGTCGATGTGCGTGGCTGTATCCTGAACTCGATCGAGTACAAGGCCTCGACCAGCTACGGCTACGGCTATTACCACTACTCCTACAAGTAG